TAAATCAAAacttagactagatacaaggaagaaattttttacaatgagggtggtgaaacactggcacaggttgcccggggaggtggtagatgccccatccctagaaacatttagggtcaggttggacggggttctgagcaacctgatctggttgaaggtgtccctgcccatggcagaggggttggactagatgacctttaaaggtcccttcccacccaaactattctatgattctattctatgattctattctatgattctaggtaaACTCCTCCTTGTTTACTTTTAGAGAAAATAGAGCCACAGACTGGAGTTTAAATGCCTGCAAATGTGTCCTTTTAAACATTGTGGAAAGACATGTCTAATGATAGAGGTATCTAATATGTAGGTGGATTAAAATGCTTAAAACTATGGGTTTTGCCCTGAAGGATTGGGGGAGGGGTGAAGAAAGATGCCAATTGCTTACCAAAATACCATCCCTTCTATGGCTCTTTTACTTGTGGGGAGTGTTGACAGggtttatttgaaatactttggAAAGGTTCTGATCTGTAAGAAGCTTGAGGATGTGTGCTCTTCAACATATGCCTTTAAGCctaagttttgttttttcagatgaCAATTTAAATTTCGGAATAAAAACACTTGAAGAAATCAAATTGaagaaactaaaggaaaaaacaaaaaaacaaggtGATGAGTTAATATCCCCTACTTTACTATTCTTCTGTCTTCTGTTTaccttcatcttttctttttttttccatctgataaTACCTGGATAGCTGTCTGTGCGTCAGCGAATACaattatttgcaaaagaaaggaaagtttttTGCACTATTGGGTTCTGACTGGGAGATGATTGCAGCTGAGAGCTGCTTGAGGGACAGACTTCCATGTTTAGCTGGGGGCCTTGAGCTACTTTGGGATGCAACCTGTTTTCTTAAACTCAAACAGCTGGTATTCTAGATTGAAATTCCAAGGGCAAATCAGAGGGAAACTGCTCATCTCTCTTATTTACATGCACTGGTCATCGTATGTTTGACAGTAATGAATAACTAATGTTTTTGGACTATGTGAtagttcttctgttttgtttggttgggttttttccctaaacatCTTTATGTTTTGCTTGCTCCTATCAGAAGGTCCTTCAGGAGTTTCTGTTCATCCGCTCCAATCTCGGACTATTCCTGtgccagaaaaggaaaatgtacgGACAGTAGTGAGAACTGTGACTCTGTCTACAAAGCAAGGTAATAATGAATACTATTGCTTCCATTTCATGGCTCCTAAACTGAAAGGGACTGAAAGTCCCTGGTTGTGTTGGAAAGATACGGCATTTGTAGGTGCTCAGTTTGTTGTATTGCGATAAAGACCAAGAAGTGTTTTTTATCAGCCTGACATTAAGCCATAGCTAGTCATATATTATCACCATCCTACGGACTCTCAAATGTGCTTAATTTGACTTTGGTGTTCCTGAAGTTGAGTGAGATTTGTGAATGAGCTAATGTGTTGACAGCGTGTGACAGAATTAGTGTTTGGGTTAAGTGCAgtagcagcagagagagaggctAATGTCAAAACAAGTGTCAGTATGCAAATAAGGGGATAACTGAAAAACAAGGGAGTAATGAAAGGGAAGACCTATAGAAAATGGTATTATACAAGCAGCCAGTTTTTGAAGCATTGAAGAGCCTGACAGTGGCAGTTGCCGACAGTAGCGTGATGTGAGTCTGTGTATAAATGGTGGCGTTTAGATCTGCACAAATTCCTTTTAAAGGCAAAAACCATGTTGAACAACTTCTACTTGTAGTCGTTCGTTTATGTGGTTTGGCTACGAAAAGAGTCTTCTTCTGGGACATGGGCTAGAAGGACAGTGCTTTTACTGGCTACTGGTTTCTGTGCACTAAAGAGATTATTCTTTGTTTTAGTGGAGGAGCCTGTGATTCGACTGAATCTTGCTGAGAGACTGGGAAAACGGAAAACCTCCATAGGTAAGAACTTTTTGTGAGCTGTTGTTTGGGTGCCCTCATCTAAACATCACTACATTTAAGGGTATTTTTGCTGAATGCAAACACATGTATGTGTTGACTGCAGAAATGGCAAATTTTGGTAGCAACTGAAAggcaaatatatgaaaatatgcaTGGAAGAATTGAAGTTTGTGGCTGACTGTTCTAAAATCCTTCTCCAGAGAAATGTTCTTaaagtatttcttgttttctttctttctaaagctGGTAAAAGTGTCCTTCCTCTAAAGCGCAACCTTGCTGAAAGGCTGGGGAAGAAGATAGAGATTCTGGAGAATGCTGACAAAGCACCAAAGAGAGGTACAGCCACTAAACAGACATCTGGATTTGATGCACAGATTTTCTatttagtttttctgtttctcctttcttctaaTGATTCTTTTTGCATGTTGGTTGAGGGCTCAAGGTAACTTTGAATCCCAGCGAAGTGATCTCCTGTCTCATTTTGAAATGTGAACACAAAATTGAGATTTATGCAGTCTCCCTaactttttctgttctgtcttgTAGTTCAAGTCCCCAAGTCTCTGAAGGAGAGGCTAGGATTGCCTTCTGAACAGACCAGTACAGAGACAGGTAATAACTGGATATTAAATAtaccttccccttttttctttccgtGAACTTCCATACAACcctaaaagttaatttaaaaaaaatgcctgatTCCTCTTGCTCGAGTGCTGAAGCTGTCCTGATGGCCACTGTCAGAAATCTGGCTCtcggtgtgtgtgtgttttacacTTGTGCCTTGTGAAGGTTTCATGCTCCTGCTGTGAACTGTCCGAAGCTGCAGTGTGCTTACGCACAAGTAGAATAGAACCACAGAGATTTTTTGTGTCACAGCTCTCTCTGGATAGCACTGGCTTTCAAAATACAAGTACTTAAAGGAGGAGGAGAATACTATGCAGAATGATACTGTCCTAAGATGCATTCCTGGGAACACTCAAACCTAGTTTTCCTTAGCACTGGGACAAATTTTGGAGACTTTAAATATTGTTGGACGCTCTTTAAATGTTGgtgcttctctttttttgatgATGACAGAGAAGGCTGCTAAGCCAACAGGAGAGATCCATGTGAAAACATTGGAGGAAATTCGTCTTGAGAGAGCTAATCAGAGACGAGGAGAACCTCAAGCAAAACCCCAGACTGAAGGACGTTGTAAAACAGAAGATCCCAGCTCAGGGGCAAGACCTGCCCCTGCAGTTCGCATCAAAACTTTCTCAGGAGCCCtggctgaaaaaaaccacaagcgattggaagaagagaagcaaaaaacaGAAGAGTTTCCTACCAAGACAAAAGTTGAGAGTGAGCCCAAGAAGCAGAGCATACTTGCTCCATCTGTGCCCAGCAAAATGCAGCTGGCAGAGCCAGCAGGCAAAGCCAAGCCAGCAGGAGAAGTGCGTATTAAAACCTTGGAAGAAATCAAGCAGGAGAAAGCTCTGCGGATGCAGCAGAGTGGAGAAAATGTGCCAGCTCCACCAGCACAACCCGAACCTGCCCCAACAGGGCGGAGATTGTTACGGATCACAAAGCTAATAGGTAATAAGATGATTTGGTACCTGCCCTGGTTAAGTGCTTCCCCTATCAAGCAAACTCAGTTTGCTCAGGATtcgctttgctttttccttctatGTATACTAGAGAATAAAAGAGTTTAAGGCTACAAAGTCAAAAGGCAAGAAAGTGCCAGAATATGCAACCATATTATTTTCCATGAATTACATGATAGTTTTCTGTATTTCCCACTGGAAAATTCATTCATTGAGGAGTTTTGTAGTCTAATtactctcttctgttttttctgacATCTGTTTGTGGTATGGgatctttcctgtgctgaatcCAAGTTTACCTTCCTCTTTGGCATATGTGTGGTTTAACTTAGTTATTGATATGTATGTGTTTGTGAAGCATGCATCAACTTCTTAATGTGAGGGCCAGTTGTCAAAAATGACAAAGCATTAAAGATCTCATTGTTAAGATTATATAAGCCCTGTAAAAAGAGATAGTGTGATTGAGGGAAAGAGAGCTCGAATGCTGCATGGATTGTTTACTGTAGCCTTTCCCTCTGCCCCATGATTAGACATGAGGAAGTAAACACACCAAGGAAACACAGGTAACcaggtttctttttctgctgttgacAAAacggttttggtttttttgcttgttttaaagcacctggaagagaagaaaagaagattgtGGAATTGAGCAAGCCTTCTCCCAAAGCTGTCTCTGCACCTGCAGAGGTGAGTCCTTTGTGAAGACATACATATATTCATAAAATTTTTGATAAATTTCGTTATGTTTTGTTTGCAACTCGCTGCATGCTCCCAGTTTGTGTTCCTACCTTTCTGCATCTTGTAAGCGCTGCAGTGAAGTCATAAGTCCTGTCACTTTCAATAGCATTTCCAGACAACATTGTAATGCTCAAGCTTTGAATTAATCTGATTATACCTGACAATGAATAAGAAACCCTATTAGCACCAGATAAAATCTGTGAGGTTAATGTGGAGGGAATGTTTTTGTTCTCAGTGACTTTATCTGTCAGACTTGAAGGATATCTTAAAATCCTGAGGTAAGTATTTTAATAGAAAAGGCTAGAGCTTTGTATTAGAGGAAATCAGTCTGTCAGAGAATGCTGTATTGGGGAGCTTGTATGACTTTCTGTTGCTTAAAAAGAATGTAATAGATTACAGCTAGAGTCTTCTGCTCTATTAAAGAAGCATGCTGTGTTGGGAATTGCAGGCTTTTGAAACAGTATTTCCATAGTGAATTATTTCCATCTTGTTACAGGcaacattttatggaaaaaatgtcAGATCTGAATGGTATTAACATGCTTTGTTCCACACGGAGCCATTTCGGAGGGATTGCCACTCAGATTTTCGTAATGAAATCTCCATATATTTTTGTCCTATTAGtcctcttcttttgtttctttctaggcCGCTGATCAGAGTGCAACTAATTCTAAAGTTCAAGTGAAGAGCCTTGAAGAGATAATGAGGGAGAAGCGGCAACTGAAACGACGCCAAGAAGAGAAGCTTCAGAAGGAAGCAGCTGCTATGCCATCTCCTTTTGAAAAAGCAATCAAGGATAAAACTCCAGTGTCAGGGAATCCTGAATCCACCGTGGTTTCAGGGTCAGCTTATCAACTTGCGAAGAGGATATTGGTGAAATCTCTGGAAGATGGGGTTGAAAGCCCAGGAAAGGATGCTGCTCTATCACCAGGGAAACAGGCAGCTCAACTTCTGGAACAGAAGGCTAGAAGTAAGTGTTGACTGTATGTTAAAGAGTTACTTGAGGtcatgttttgaaagaaagacagaagatgACAGTTTTCACATTGTAACTCTGGCTCCTTTTTGTAACTTCGCTCCTTTTTATGGCTTGTTGATAAACAGAGTTTACTATGTGGACAATACTGCTGAGAATCTGGGAAATGGCAGTGTAATTATGCTGGCCAAATATGTTTAACTAGAAGGCTTATGGGACTGTTAAGAGAACccggttattttcttttttcctgaggcaGAGCGAGACTGTAtcagttctctcttccttttaCTCTAGCAACATCTAAGGTGTGCCTGAAGCCTTCGGATGGGAAAGCCACCTCCCCCACAAAGCAGACACTGAAACGAAAGGCAGCTGAGAGTCATCCCTCTGCTGTGGCGGCTGTGAAACCACTGAGTACCACTGGTGGTGATACGAAGGAGCCTTCAGCTAAAAAAGCAGCTGTGGTAAGGACAGTGGCTGAGGCAGTAGTGGGTCCCTAGTAAAATTTATGCCCAAGTTTTACCCTCCTCTTGGAGAAAAGGTGGAAAACTGAACTGTTCTGCAGGTCTCTGTTGCCTTTTAAATCCAGACGTGGTCTACAGGATGGTTGTAGTACCTTTCTGCTTTTCGTTAGATGGATGGCAGCGTTTACATAATACTCTGTGATGATTTCTCTGTGGTGTGAAGGATTTTGTCCATTAATGCCGTGTTCTTAAAAAAGACACGAGGTCATTAGTAAACTTCAAGTGAATACTGACTTTTCTTCAGGAGTGCCCTGGTTCTGTATTTTGGCTAAGGCTGAGCAATGCCAGAGGAGAAGCAGTGGAGGAAGGATCTGCTAAGAAGTCTTTTACCTCTGTGTCATAAAAACTGTCTTTCTTCTTCCTAGGCCGTTGTTCCTGCTTTGCCAGAGGACAGCCTGGTCTCCATACCTgggagagaaaaaccccaaaccaggtAACAACCAcaacttggtttttttcttgatcAGTGTGTCTTTTACGTGAAACGTAAGGTTTTTTTCACATGTGGAAAAATTAGAGTTTTGAGATAATTAATGCCAAAATTCAACAAAGGAACAattcatctgaaataattttctagcaGCTAGCAGGAATGCTTATTTAgattcttttcttaaaatgctgcAAGTTGGTACAGCTTTTCAGTGACTTCTTGGGTTTTCTGAATGTCTGCAGAGGTTGACTTCTTAACCTTTTAAAGTCAAATTAGTAAAGGTGGCAAAGTGTCTCTGGCTACAAAAATTGAACCTTCTTTGCCAGATCCCAGATGCTCTGTCTTCACGGATAAATCCCCAAACTGAAAAATGTACCTGCTGATACATTGGACTCTAAAAGTAGCCCGCAGGTTAATTGAATAACAATCCCTGTGTAAGGTTGAGGTGTAGGAGGGAGCTATAGTTTTAAGAGCTGGTTTGCAGAAAACATCTCTCTGGTTAAGGAATGTCATACACTGATTTGCCCCCTTTCTTGTTCTTCCAAGTCCTGAACTGCATATTGGAAGCCAGGCAGACTCTGTGGCACAGTCAGAGGTCTCAAGCTCAACTTCAACTTCTTCACAAGTAGCGGTAAAGACGCGCCGGTTGAGCTCCACAGGGGCTGGGAAAGCACCCTTATCTGTAGAAGATGACTTTGAGAAGCTTATTTGGGAAATCTCAGGAGGCAAACTGGAAGCAGAAATTGACCTGGACCCCGGGAAGGATGAGGATGACCTCCTCCTGGAACTTTCTGAAATGATTGACAGCTGAACTGCATAGtcttaaggtttaaaaaaaaaaaaaaattaaaactctctaAGCTGGATACCCGGAGGTGATCCTTTTTCTAGCTGAGGCTTTGCAATGAGTCTTAAAGCACAGTTGAACTGGTAGAAATGGGCAGTATCTGCACTCAGTTGTCCTAAATTTCCCTGCTGGTCAGAGTCAAGGTCCTGTGCATCCATTCTGTAACTATCGGTGGCTACCTTCA
This genomic interval from Calonectris borealis chromosome 26, bCalBor7.hap1.2, whole genome shotgun sequence contains the following:
- the ZC3H11A gene encoding zinc finger CCCH domain-containing protein 11A isoform X1; the protein is MSNQGDDCYFYFYSTCNKGDSCSFRHCEAALGNETVCTLWQEGRCFRNICRFRHMEIDKKRSEIPCYWENQPVGCQKSNCAFHHTKGRYVDGLFLPPSKTTLPSPPESAEDDVKMAQMSLQQNKLSVQSNPSPQLRGVMKVENSENVPSPTHPPVVINAADDDEDDDDQLSEEGDETKTPVQQPTTEAHNGLRIISTRKSNANTKQDDNLNFGIKTLEEIKLKKLKEKTKKQEGPSGVSVHPLQSRTIPVPEKENVRTVVRTVTLSTKQVEEPVIRLNLAERLGKRKTSIAGKSVLPLKRNLAERLGKKIEILENADKAPKRVQVPKSLKERLGLPSEQTSTETEKAAKPTGEIHVKTLEEIRLERANQRRGEPQAKPQTEGRCKTEDPSSGARPAPAVRIKTFSGALAEKNHKRLEEEKQKTEEFPTKTKVESEPKKQSILAPSVPSKMQLAEPAGKAKPAGEVRIKTLEEIKQEKALRMQQSGENVPAPPAQPEPAPTGRRLLRITKLIAPGREEKKIVELSKPSPKAVSAPAEAADQSATNSKVQVKSLEEIMREKRQLKRRQEEKLQKEAAAMPSPFEKAIKDKTPVSGNPESTVVSGSAYQLAKRILVKSLEDGVESPGKDAALSPGKQAAQLLEQKARTTSKVCLKPSDGKATSPTKQTLKRKAAESHPSAVAAVKPLSTTGGDTKEPSAKKAAVAVVPALPEDSLVSIPGREKPQTSPELHIGSQADSVAQSEVSSSTSTSSQVAVKTRRLSSTGAGKAPLSVEDDFEKLIWEISGGKLEAEIDLDPGKDEDDLLLELSEMIDS
- the ZC3H11A gene encoding zinc finger CCCH domain-containing protein 11A isoform X2, giving the protein MSNQGDDCYFYFYSTCNKGDSCSFRHCEAALGNETVCTLWQEGRCFRNICRFRHMEIDKKRSEIPCYWENQPVGCQKSNCAFHHTKGRYVDGLFLPPSKTTLPSPPESAEDDVKMAQMSLQQNKLSVQSNPSPQLRGVMKVENSENVPSPTHPPVVINAADDDEDDDDQLSEEGDETKTPVQQPTTEAHNGLRIISTRKSNANTKQDDNLNFGIKTLEEIKLKKLKEKTKKQGPSGVSVHPLQSRTIPVPEKENVRTVVRTVTLSTKQVEEPVIRLNLAERLGKRKTSIAGKSVLPLKRNLAERLGKKIEILENADKAPKRVQVPKSLKERLGLPSEQTSTETEKAAKPTGEIHVKTLEEIRLERANQRRGEPQAKPQTEGRCKTEDPSSGARPAPAVRIKTFSGALAEKNHKRLEEEKQKTEEFPTKTKVESEPKKQSILAPSVPSKMQLAEPAGKAKPAGEVRIKTLEEIKQEKALRMQQSGENVPAPPAQPEPAPTGRRLLRITKLIAPGREEKKIVELSKPSPKAVSAPAEAADQSATNSKVQVKSLEEIMREKRQLKRRQEEKLQKEAAAMPSPFEKAIKDKTPVSGNPESTVVSGSAYQLAKRILVKSLEDGVESPGKDAALSPGKQAAQLLEQKARTTSKVCLKPSDGKATSPTKQTLKRKAAESHPSAVAAVKPLSTTGGDTKEPSAKKAAVAVVPALPEDSLVSIPGREKPQTSPELHIGSQADSVAQSEVSSSTSTSSQVAVKTRRLSSTGAGKAPLSVEDDFEKLIWEISGGKLEAEIDLDPGKDEDDLLLELSEMIDS